In one window of Mytilus trossulus isolate FHL-02 chromosome 7, PNRI_Mtr1.1.1.hap1, whole genome shotgun sequence DNA:
- the LOC134725340 gene encoding testis-expressed protein 47-like isoform X1: MATSSTPQPEISGPESEIDDGEEKPKAKKKLRKKVQKKRKTPEFKFDWPKKNYFDVKYGEIDPVKNLLHRMVYIASLRNEEADTDQIANYHENLKKNLESAQQYSEHVSITGLLLVYTKHIVHIVETTTEMLREVIKDSKKNMEASNGLFSQVKILVISHDIPERLYQNWMFKTLEIQSARLDSYDSSESTDKIVLDCLIQLLKLGNHVAKIPKGNFKNSFDQLHSKCADLLPQQAMLHFLLEEDDCSMMTVKEYLNMYEQPYDVVLDSELVWPLPTRLFPYN, encoded by the exons ATGGCTACCAGTTCTACACCTCAGCCTGAAATCTCAGGACCTGAAAGTGAAATTGATGATGGTGAAGAAAAGCCTAAGGCAAagaaaaaattgagaaagaaagttcagaaaaagaggaaaacaccagaatttaaatttgattggcCTAAAAAGAATTATTTTGATGTCAAATATGGAGAAATTGACCCTGTG aaaaatcTTCTTCATCGTATGGTTTATATTGCAAGTCTGAGAAATGAAGAAGCAGATACAGATCAAATAGCAA attATCATGAAAATTTGAAGAAGAACTTGGAGAGTGCACAGCAGTACTCAGAACATGTTTCAATAACAGGACTTCTCCTTGTATATACCAAACACATTGTTCATATTGTAGAG ACAACAACAGAGATGTTAAGAGAGGTAATCAAAGACAGTAAAAAGAATATGGAAGCCAGTAATGGCCTTTTTTCACAAGTGAAAATTCTTGTGATATCACATGACATTCCTGAACGACTTTACCAGAACTGGATGTTTAAAACACTTGAAATACAGTCTGCTCGACTTGACTCTTATGACAGTTCAGAATCTACAGATAAGATTGTGTTAGATTGTCTCATACAACTACTCAAACTAGGAAACCATGTGGCCAAAATACCCAAA GGAAATTTCAAGAATTCATTTGATCAGTTGCATTCTAAATGTGCAGATTTATTGCCACAGCAAG CAATGCTACACTTTTTACTGGAGGAAGATGATTGTTCTATGATGACagtaaaagaatatttaaacatgtatgaACAACCATATGATGTTGTATTAGATAGTG aactAGTGTGGCCACTTCCAACCAGACTGTTCCCATACaactaa
- the LOC134725340 gene encoding testis-expressed protein 47-like isoform X2 has protein sequence MASDRADSVLESHRTSLLELIEDRNKALNKKNLLHRMVYIASLRNEEADTDQIANYHENLKKNLESAQQYSEHVSITGLLLVYTKHIVHIVETTTEMLREVIKDSKKNMEASNGLFSQVKILVISHDIPERLYQNWMFKTLEIQSARLDSYDSSESTDKIVLDCLIQLLKLGNHVAKIPKGNFKNSFDQLHSKCADLLPQQAMLHFLLEEDDCSMMTVKEYLNMYEQPYDVVLDSELVWPLPTRLFPYN, from the exons ATGGCGTCGGATCGTGCAGACTCAGTTTTAGAATCTCACAGAACGTCTCTTTTAGAGTTAATTGAAGACAGAAATAAAGCTCTAAATAAG aaaaatcTTCTTCATCGTATGGTTTATATTGCAAGTCTGAGAAATGAAGAAGCAGATACAGATCAAATAGCAA attATCATGAAAATTTGAAGAAGAACTTGGAGAGTGCACAGCAGTACTCAGAACATGTTTCAATAACAGGACTTCTCCTTGTATATACCAAACACATTGTTCATATTGTAGAG ACAACAACAGAGATGTTAAGAGAGGTAATCAAAGACAGTAAAAAGAATATGGAAGCCAGTAATGGCCTTTTTTCACAAGTGAAAATTCTTGTGATATCACATGACATTCCTGAACGACTTTACCAGAACTGGATGTTTAAAACACTTGAAATACAGTCTGCTCGACTTGACTCTTATGACAGTTCAGAATCTACAGATAAGATTGTGTTAGATTGTCTCATACAACTACTCAAACTAGGAAACCATGTGGCCAAAATACCCAAA GGAAATTTCAAGAATTCATTTGATCAGTTGCATTCTAAATGTGCAGATTTATTGCCACAGCAAG CAATGCTACACTTTTTACTGGAGGAAGATGATTGTTCTATGATGACagtaaaagaatatttaaacatgtatgaACAACCATATGATGTTGTATTAGATAGTG aactAGTGTGGCCACTTCCAACCAGACTGTTCCCATACaactaa
- the LOC134725341 gene encoding carboxylesterase 5A-like — translation MKIGCPFLYTCNNKMYKRILNLFALLLYPVYSLGEISLPTEVIVSTELGQIKGLQMDTNGIAVQSFIAIPYAEPPKRFEKPKPLKSWGGIIDGTITGGRICSQVIADWMVDFLPSGDISEDCLLLDLFVPVSDTTSSKSVVIWFAGEKFESGQRGLLPTSDLVLYGDVINVVVAFRLGVFGFLSTGDSVIPGNFGLWDQKMAIEWVKSNIQAFGGDPSRITLGGFQSTGLCTTLQASTPLNFGNFQRIMLFSTVANTHGAIWKEAEEYSQTLANQLCPDASQNSVVFTSQQIYDCLMSKTESEILEKGSIANGVVSTYSDTFWYNFGPVVDNEFILPATDFKSLIPVDVLSTLSEYENFINVYEQLAPLQSQYNFETNQKVPKTVLCNHYIPNIISPFYQTTKIDDLKKMICDWYSSSDEKEQSRNVLRAIGDFFTYAPVTDLLNTHLKTHSNKEVYLSFWSELSPANTFMQGNEWMNGTIDVDGMLYLLQTKSLHSSNPDMFPDFLISLTDSAIKYYSNFINTGNPNDDQLTQTWPQYLPDDKAFLKMSVQMSTGSNLFQDRVNFWLNDVPHFLNPTTTTSTSTTTTTTTTTTSTTTTPKPDTKTTKRPLVIPKSTTVKYDPSNSSVKTTHLPELLFASFMIMLFVEYF, via the exons ATGTATAAACGAATCTTGAATTTATTTGCTCTTTTGCTGTATCCAGTGTATTCCCTTGGTGAAATTAGCTTACCAACTGAAGTGATTGTTTCGACAGAACTCGGACAGATTAAAGGTTTACAGATGGATACAAATGGCATAGCCGTGCAAAGTTTCATCGCGATTCCGTATGCTGAACCACCAAAGAGATTCGAAAAACCGAAACCACTGAAATCTTGGGGAGGTATCATAGACGGCACAATAACAGGGGGAAGAATTTGCAGCCAAGTTATTGCCGACTGGATGGTCGATTTTCTCCCAAGTGGAGATATAAGTGAAGATTGTCTTTTACTAGACTTATTTGTTCCGGTGTCAGACACAACTTCTAGCAAATCGGTAGTTATTTGGTTTGCCGGTGAAAAATTTGAGTCTGGTCAGAGAGGACTTCTACCAACGTCAGATTTAGTTTTGTACGGTGACGTGATTAACGTAGTTGTAGCGTTTCGATTGGGTGTGTTCGGATTCCTGTCAACTGGGGATTCTGTTATTCCTGGAAACTTTGGATTATGGGACCAGAAAATGGCAATAGAATGGGTTAAGTCCAATATACAAGCATTTGGTGGTGATCCATCTCGGATAACATTAGGAGGCTTTCAATCTACTGGACTATGTACCACTTTACAAGCAAGCACTCCTTTAAATTTTGGAAACTTCCAAAGAATCATGCTTTTCTCTACGGTTGCTAATACACATGGGGCTATATGGAAAGAAGCAGAAGAATACTCACAAACTCTGGCAAATCAGTTATGCCCCGATGCGTCTCAAAATAGTGTGGTGTTTACTTCACAGCAaatatatgattgtttaatGTCTAAAACTGAaagtgaaattttagaaaaagggTCCATTGCGAATGGTGTTGTTTCCACTTATTCGGACACATTTTGGTATAATTTTGGACCCGTTGTCGACAATGAATTTATTCTTCCTGCAACTGACTTTAAATCTCTAATACCTGTAGATGTTTTGAGCACGTTATctgaatatgaaaatttcatcAATGTTTACGAACAATTAGCACCATTACAAAGTCAATATAACTTTGAAACAAACCAGAAGGTACCAAAGACTGTGTTGTGCAATCATTACATTCCAAATATCATCTCTCCATTTTATCAAACCACAAAAATAGACGaccttaaaaaaatgatatgcgACTGGTACTCGTCTAGCGATGAAAAAGAGCAAAGTCGTAATGTTCTTAGAGCAATAGGAGATTTCTTTACATATGCACCGGTAACAGATTTACTGAATACacatttaaaaacacattcaaaTAAGGAAGTTTATCTTTCTTTCTGGTCAGAGTTATCGCCAGCAAATACATTTATGCAAGGCAATGAATGGATGAATGGAACTATCGATGTTGACGGAATGTTGTACTTATTGCAGACAAAATCTTTACATAGTTCTAACCCTGATATGTTTCCAGACTTTCTTATATCTCTTACAGACTCTGCTATAAAATATTACAGCAACTTCATCAACACCGG aAACCCGAATGATGACCAACTGACACAAACATGGCCACAGTATTTACCAGACGACAAAGCATTTCTGAAAATGTCGGTACAAATGTCAACCGGCTCTAATCTCTTTCAAGACAGAGTAAActtctggttaaacgatgtaccACACTTCTTGAATCCGACAACGACGACATCaacatcaacaacaacaacaactacTACTACTACCACTTCTACTACTACAACACCAAAGCCAGATACAAAAACGACGAAACGTCCACTTGTTATACCAAAATCGACAACTGTCAAGTACGACCCATCGAATTCGTCGGTTAAAACAACGCACTTACCAGAACTTTTGTTTGCATCATTTATGATTATGTTGTTTGTCGAGTATTTCTGA